A part of Hemicordylus capensis ecotype Gifberg chromosome 16, rHemCap1.1.pri, whole genome shotgun sequence genomic DNA contains:
- the CLSTN1 gene encoding calsyntenin-1 isoform X6, with protein sequence MLPLPLLLLLLCGGARAAAAAAAAAAAATRVNKHKPWIETTYHGLVTENDHTVLLDPPLIALDKDAPLRFAGEICGFKIHGQNVPFEAVVVDKSTGEGMIRSKEKLDCELQKDYTFTIQAYDCGKGPDGANMKKSHKATVHIQVNDVNEYAPVFKEKSYKAAVIEGKRFDSILRVEAVDADCSPQFSQICSYEIVTPDVPFAIDKDGYIKNTEKLNYGKEHQYKLTVTAYDCGKKRAAEDVLVKISIKPTCKPGWQGWSKRMEYEPGTGSLALFPNIRLETCDEPITSVQATVELETNHIGKGCDRDTYSEKSLHRLCGVSSGTAELLPPPSNSANWTAGLPTDNGHDSDQVFEFNGTQAVKVPENVITINMKEPFVISVWMRHGPGAREKETILCNSDKTDMNRHHYSLYVHNCRLVFLFRQDPSEGQSYKPAEFHWKLNQVCDKEWHHYVLNVEFPAVTLYVDGVSFDPFPVMEDYPLHPSKIESQLVVGACWQGGELRMAQFFRGNLAGLMIRSGKLENKKVIDCLYTCKEGLDLQMTEAVGKGLKIHMNPSQSALTLEGDDIDRFEKAMQHISYLNSRQFPTPGIRRIKITSTVKCSNEDACMAIPFVDGYVMVLQPEEPKISLSGINHFARSASEFESPEGVALFPELRIISTITREVEPEGDGDEDPTVQESLVSEEIMHNLDTCEVTVVGEELNQEQESLEVDVARLQQKGMEMSTSSLGMIITGVDSMASYEEVLHLIRYRNWHAISLFDRKFKLVCSELNGRYVSNEFKVEVNVIHTANPVDHASHIAAQPQFVQPVHHSFVDLSGHNLANPHPGFSVVPSTATVVIVVCVSFLVFMIILGVFRIRAAHQRTMRDQDSGKENEMDWDDSALTITVNPMETYEDQHSSEEEEEEEEEESEDGEEEDDITSAESESSEEEEGEQEDDQQNVNRQQQLEWDDSTLTY encoded by the exons TTAACAAGCACAAACCATGGATTGAAACGACTTATCATGGCCTCGTCACAGAAAACGACCACACAGTCCTGCTGGACCCCCCGTTGATAGCTCTGGATAAAGATGCGCCCCTCCGTTTTGCAG GTGAGATTTGTGGATTTAAAATTCACGGGCAGAATGTCCCCTTTGAAGCGGTGGTGGTGGATAAATCCACTGGTGAGGGGATGATACGATCCAAAGAGAAGCTGGATTGTGAGCTGCAGAAAGACTACACGTTCACCATCCAGGCCTACGACTGTGGGAAGGGACCAGATGGAGCCAACATGAAGAAATCCCACAA AGCAACGGTGCACATCCAGGTGAACGACGTCAATGAGTACGCCCCAGTGTTTAAGGAGAAATCCTACAAAGCGGCTGTTATTGAAGGGAAGAGGTTTGACAGCATTCTCCGAGTGGAAGCAGTGGACGCCGACTGCTCTCCCCAGTTCAGCCAGATCTGCAGCTACGAAATTGTGACCCCCGACGTTCCCTTCGCAATTGACAAAGATG GTTACATTAAGAACACAGAGAAACTGAACTACGGCAAAGAACACCAGTACAAGCTCACGGTGACAGCCTATGACTGCGGGAAGAAGAGAGCAGCTGAGGATGTGCTAGTGAAGATTAGCATTAAGCCGACGTGCAAGCCGGGATGGCAAG GCTGGAGCAAAAGAATGGAGTACGAACCCGGAACCGGCTCCCTGGCTCTTTTCCCCAACATCCGTCTGGAGACGTGCGACGAGCCCATCACATCTGTGCAGGCTACCGTTGAGCTGGAGACCAACCATATCGGGAAAGGTTGCGACCGAGATACTTACTCGGAGAAATCCCTCCACAGGCTCTGCG GTGTTTCCTCAGGCACGGCCGAACTGCTTCCCCCTCCAAGCAACTCGGCCAACTGGACTGCAGGGCTCCCGACTGACAATGGCCACGACAGTGACCAGGTCTTTGAATTCAACGGCACCCAAGCCGTCAAAGTTCCAGAGAATGTCATCACCATCAACATGAAGGAGCCTTTTGTGATTTCGGTCTGGATGAGGCACGGGCCTGGGGCGCGGGAGAAGGAGACCATCCTCTGCAACTCTGACAAGACAG ACATGAACCGGCACCACTACTCTCTGTACGTGCACAACTGCCGGCTTGTGTTTCTCTTCCGCCAAGACCCATCCGAGGGGCAGAGCTACAAACCGGCTGAGTTCCACTGGAAACTGAACCAG GTGTGCGATAAGGAGTGGCACCACTACGTCCTCAACGTCGAATTCCCAGCGGTGACCCTCTACGTTGACGGCGTCTCCTTCGATCCTTTCCCAGTCATGGAGGACTACCCACTCCACCCCTCCAAAATAGAATCGCAGCTGGTGGTGGGAGCCTGCTGGCAAG GTGGTGAGCTCCGCATGGCCCAGTTCTTCCGAGGCAACCTGGCCGGCTTGATGATCCGCTCCGGCAAGCTGGAGAACAAGAAGGTGATCGACTGCCTCTATACCTGCAAGGAAGGGCTGGACCTGCAGATGACGGAGGCCGTGGGCAAAGGTCTAAAG ATCCACATGAACCCCAGCCAGTCGGCGCTGACCTTGGAAGGAGACGACATCGACCGCTTCGAGAAAGCGATGCAGCACATCTCCTACCTGAACTCTCGCCAGTTCCCCACGCCAGGGATCCGGAGGATCAAGATCACGAGCACTGTGAA GTGCTCCAACGAAGACGCCTGCATGGCCATCCCCTTCGTCGACGGCTACGTCATGGTCCTGCAGCCCGAAGAGCCCAAGATCAGCCTGAGCGGCATCAACCACTTTGCCCGCTCCGCCTCCGAGTTTGAGAGCCCCGAAGGGGTGGCCCTCTTCCCCGAGCTTCGCATCATCAGCACCATCACTCGGGAGGTCGAGCCAGAGGGGGACGGGGACGAGGACCCCACAG TCCAAGAATCTTTGGTGTCTGAGGAGATCATGCACAACCTGGACACCTGCGAGGTCACCGTGGTGGGAGAGGAGCTGAACCAGGAGCAGGAGAGCTTGGAGGTGGACGTGGCGCGGCTGCAGCAGAAGGGGATGGAAATGAGCACCTCCAGCCTCGGCATGATCATTACTG GGGTAGATAGCATGGCCAGCTACGAAGAGGTTTTGCACCTGATTCGCTACCGCAACTGGCACGCCATCTCTCTGTTTGACCGGAAGTTCAAGTTGGTCTGTTCGGAACTTAATGGCCGTTACGTCAGCAACGAATTCAAAGTGGAG GTGAACGTCATCCACACAGCCAACCCCGTGGACCACGCCAGCCACATTGCTGCTCAGCCCCAGTTTGTCCAGCCCGTCCACCACTCCTTCGTCGACCTCTCTGGGCACAACTTGGCTAACCCTCATCCAGGCTTTTCAG tgGTCCCGAGCACCGCCACAGTTGTGATTGTGGTTTGCGTCAGCTTCCTGGTTTTCATGATTATCCTGGGCGTGTTCCGGATTCGAGCTGCCCACCAGCGGACAATGCGGGACCAGGATTCCGGGAAGGAGAACGAGATGGATTGGGACGACTCTGCTTTGACCATTACCGTCAACCCTATGGAG ACCTACGAAGACCAGCACagcagtgaagaggaggaggaggaagaggaggaagagagcgaAGACGGAGAGGAGGAAGACGACATCACAAGCGCAGAGTCTGAAAGCagcgaggaagaggagggggagcaagAAGACGACCAACAGAACGTTAACAGACAGCAACAGCTCGAATGGGACGACTCGACACTCACCTATTGA
- the CLSTN1 gene encoding calsyntenin-1 isoform X2 yields MLPLPLLLLLLCGGARAAAAAAAAAAAATRVNKHKPWIETTYHGLVTENDHTVLLDPPLIALDKDAPLRFAGEICGFKIHGQNVPFEAVVVDKSTGEGMIRSKEKLDCELQKDYTFTIQAYDCGKGPDGANMKKSHKATVHIQVNDVNEYAPVFKEKSYKAAVIEGKRFDSILRVEAVDADCSPQFSQICSYEIVTPDVPFAIDKDGYIKNTEKLNYGKEHQYKLTVTAYDCGKKRAAEDVLVKISIKPTCKPGWQGWSKRMEYEPGTGSLALFPNIRLETCDEPITSVQATVELETNHIGKGCDRDTYSEKSLHRLCGVSSGTAELLPPPSNSANWTAGLPTDNGHDSDQVFEFNGTQAVKVPENVITINMKEPFVISVWMRHGPGAREKETILCNSDKTDMNRHHYSLYVHNCRLVFLFRQDPSEGQSYKPAEFHWKLNQVCDKEWHHYVLNVEFPAVTLYVDGVSFDPFPVMEDYPLHPSKIESQLVVGACWQDYTGNENDTDTATESPTGGELRMAQFFRGNLAGLMIRSGKLENKKVIDCLYTCKEGLDLQMTEAVGKGLKIHMNPSQSALTLEGDDIDRFEKAMQHISYLNSRQFPTPGIRRIKITSTVKCSNEDACMAIPFVDGYVMVLQPEEPKISLSGINHFARSASEFESPEGVALFPELRIISTITREVEPEGDGDEDPTVQESLVSEEIMHNLDTCEVTVVGEELNQEQESLEVDVARLQQKGMEMSTSSLGMIITGVDSMASYEEVLHLIRYRNWHAISLFDRKFKLVCSELNGRYVSNEFKVEVNVIHTANPVDHASHIAAQPQFVQPVHHSFVDLSGHNLANPHPGFSVVPSTATVVIVVCVSFLVFMIILGVFRIRAAHQRTMRDQDSGKENEMDWDDSALTITVNPMETYEDQHSSEEEEEEEEEESEDGEEEDDITSAESESSEEEEGEQEDDQQNVNRQQQLEWDDSTLTY; encoded by the exons TTAACAAGCACAAACCATGGATTGAAACGACTTATCATGGCCTCGTCACAGAAAACGACCACACAGTCCTGCTGGACCCCCCGTTGATAGCTCTGGATAAAGATGCGCCCCTCCGTTTTGCAG GTGAGATTTGTGGATTTAAAATTCACGGGCAGAATGTCCCCTTTGAAGCGGTGGTGGTGGATAAATCCACTGGTGAGGGGATGATACGATCCAAAGAGAAGCTGGATTGTGAGCTGCAGAAAGACTACACGTTCACCATCCAGGCCTACGACTGTGGGAAGGGACCAGATGGAGCCAACATGAAGAAATCCCACAA AGCAACGGTGCACATCCAGGTGAACGACGTCAATGAGTACGCCCCAGTGTTTAAGGAGAAATCCTACAAAGCGGCTGTTATTGAAGGGAAGAGGTTTGACAGCATTCTCCGAGTGGAAGCAGTGGACGCCGACTGCTCTCCCCAGTTCAGCCAGATCTGCAGCTACGAAATTGTGACCCCCGACGTTCCCTTCGCAATTGACAAAGATG GTTACATTAAGAACACAGAGAAACTGAACTACGGCAAAGAACACCAGTACAAGCTCACGGTGACAGCCTATGACTGCGGGAAGAAGAGAGCAGCTGAGGATGTGCTAGTGAAGATTAGCATTAAGCCGACGTGCAAGCCGGGATGGCAAG GCTGGAGCAAAAGAATGGAGTACGAACCCGGAACCGGCTCCCTGGCTCTTTTCCCCAACATCCGTCTGGAGACGTGCGACGAGCCCATCACATCTGTGCAGGCTACCGTTGAGCTGGAGACCAACCATATCGGGAAAGGTTGCGACCGAGATACTTACTCGGAGAAATCCCTCCACAGGCTCTGCG GTGTTTCCTCAGGCACGGCCGAACTGCTTCCCCCTCCAAGCAACTCGGCCAACTGGACTGCAGGGCTCCCGACTGACAATGGCCACGACAGTGACCAGGTCTTTGAATTCAACGGCACCCAAGCCGTCAAAGTTCCAGAGAATGTCATCACCATCAACATGAAGGAGCCTTTTGTGATTTCGGTCTGGATGAGGCACGGGCCTGGGGCGCGGGAGAAGGAGACCATCCTCTGCAACTCTGACAAGACAG ACATGAACCGGCACCACTACTCTCTGTACGTGCACAACTGCCGGCTTGTGTTTCTCTTCCGCCAAGACCCATCCGAGGGGCAGAGCTACAAACCGGCTGAGTTCCACTGGAAACTGAACCAG GTGTGCGATAAGGAGTGGCACCACTACGTCCTCAACGTCGAATTCCCAGCGGTGACCCTCTACGTTGACGGCGTCTCCTTCGATCCTTTCCCAGTCATGGAGGACTACCCACTCCACCCCTCCAAAATAGAATCGCAGCTGGTGGTGGGAGCCTGCTGGCAAG ACTATACAGGAAATGAGAATGACACAGACACAGCGACCGAGAGCCCCACAG GTGGTGAGCTCCGCATGGCCCAGTTCTTCCGAGGCAACCTGGCCGGCTTGATGATCCGCTCCGGCAAGCTGGAGAACAAGAAGGTGATCGACTGCCTCTATACCTGCAAGGAAGGGCTGGACCTGCAGATGACGGAGGCCGTGGGCAAAGGTCTAAAG ATCCACATGAACCCCAGCCAGTCGGCGCTGACCTTGGAAGGAGACGACATCGACCGCTTCGAGAAAGCGATGCAGCACATCTCCTACCTGAACTCTCGCCAGTTCCCCACGCCAGGGATCCGGAGGATCAAGATCACGAGCACTGTGAA GTGCTCCAACGAAGACGCCTGCATGGCCATCCCCTTCGTCGACGGCTACGTCATGGTCCTGCAGCCCGAAGAGCCCAAGATCAGCCTGAGCGGCATCAACCACTTTGCCCGCTCCGCCTCCGAGTTTGAGAGCCCCGAAGGGGTGGCCCTCTTCCCCGAGCTTCGCATCATCAGCACCATCACTCGGGAGGTCGAGCCAGAGGGGGACGGGGACGAGGACCCCACAG TCCAAGAATCTTTGGTGTCTGAGGAGATCATGCACAACCTGGACACCTGCGAGGTCACCGTGGTGGGAGAGGAGCTGAACCAGGAGCAGGAGAGCTTGGAGGTGGACGTGGCGCGGCTGCAGCAGAAGGGGATGGAAATGAGCACCTCCAGCCTCGGCATGATCATTACTG GGGTAGATAGCATGGCCAGCTACGAAGAGGTTTTGCACCTGATTCGCTACCGCAACTGGCACGCCATCTCTCTGTTTGACCGGAAGTTCAAGTTGGTCTGTTCGGAACTTAATGGCCGTTACGTCAGCAACGAATTCAAAGTGGAG GTGAACGTCATCCACACAGCCAACCCCGTGGACCACGCCAGCCACATTGCTGCTCAGCCCCAGTTTGTCCAGCCCGTCCACCACTCCTTCGTCGACCTCTCTGGGCACAACTTGGCTAACCCTCATCCAGGCTTTTCAG tgGTCCCGAGCACCGCCACAGTTGTGATTGTGGTTTGCGTCAGCTTCCTGGTTTTCATGATTATCCTGGGCGTGTTCCGGATTCGAGCTGCCCACCAGCGGACAATGCGGGACCAGGATTCCGGGAAGGAGAACGAGATGGATTGGGACGACTCTGCTTTGACCATTACCGTCAACCCTATGGAG ACCTACGAAGACCAGCACagcagtgaagaggaggaggaggaagaggaggaagagagcgaAGACGGAGAGGAGGAAGACGACATCACAAGCGCAGAGTCTGAAAGCagcgaggaagaggagggggagcaagAAGACGACCAACAGAACGTTAACAGACAGCAACAGCTCGAATGGGACGACTCGACACTCACCTATTGA
- the CLSTN1 gene encoding calsyntenin-1 isoform X3, translated as MYYLRTIALSWLYNNNNNVNKHKPWIETTYHGLVTENDHTVLLDPPLIALDKDAPLRFAESFEVTVTKEGEICGFKIHGQNVPFEAVVVDKSTGEGMIRSKEKLDCELQKDYTFTIQAYDCGKGPDGANMKKSHKATVHIQVNDVNEYAPVFKEKSYKAAVIEGKRFDSILRVEAVDADCSPQFSQICSYEIVTPDVPFAIDKDGYIKNTEKLNYGKEHQYKLTVTAYDCGKKRAAEDVLVKISIKPTCKPGWQGWSKRMEYEPGTGSLALFPNIRLETCDEPITSVQATVELETNHIGKGCDRDTYSEKSLHRLCGVSSGTAELLPPPSNSANWTAGLPTDNGHDSDQVFEFNGTQAVKVPENVITINMKEPFVISVWMRHGPGAREKETILCNSDKTDMNRHHYSLYVHNCRLVFLFRQDPSEGQSYKPAEFHWKLNQVCDKEWHHYVLNVEFPAVTLYVDGVSFDPFPVMEDYPLHPSKIESQLVVGACWQDYTGNENDTDTATESPTGGELRMAQFFRGNLAGLMIRSGKLENKKVIDCLYTCKEGLDLQMTEAVGKGLKIHMNPSQSALTLEGDDIDRFEKAMQHISYLNSRQFPTPGIRRIKITSTVKCSNEDACMAIPFVDGYVMVLQPEEPKISLSGINHFARSASEFESPEGVALFPELRIISTITREVEPEGDGDEDPTVQESLVSEEIMHNLDTCEVTVVGEELNQEQESLEVDVARLQQKGMEMSTSSLGMIITGVDSMASYEEVLHLIRYRNWHAISLFDRKFKLVCSELNGRYVSNEFKVEVNVIHTANPVDHASHIAAQPQFVQPVHHSFVDLSGHNLANPHPGFSVVPSTATVVIVVCVSFLVFMIILGVFRIRAAHQRTMRDQDSGKENEMDWDDSALTITVNPMETYEDQHSSEEEEEEEEEESEDGEEEDDITSAESESSEEEEGEQEDDQQNVNRQQQLEWDDSTLTY; from the exons TTAACAAGCACAAACCATGGATTGAAACGACTTATCATGGCCTCGTCACAGAAAACGACCACACAGTCCTGCTGGACCCCCCGTTGATAGCTCTGGATAAAGATGCGCCCCTCCGTTTTGCAG AGAGTTTTGAGGTGACAGTCACCAAAGAAG GTGAGATTTGTGGATTTAAAATTCACGGGCAGAATGTCCCCTTTGAAGCGGTGGTGGTGGATAAATCCACTGGTGAGGGGATGATACGATCCAAAGAGAAGCTGGATTGTGAGCTGCAGAAAGACTACACGTTCACCATCCAGGCCTACGACTGTGGGAAGGGACCAGATGGAGCCAACATGAAGAAATCCCACAA AGCAACGGTGCACATCCAGGTGAACGACGTCAATGAGTACGCCCCAGTGTTTAAGGAGAAATCCTACAAAGCGGCTGTTATTGAAGGGAAGAGGTTTGACAGCATTCTCCGAGTGGAAGCAGTGGACGCCGACTGCTCTCCCCAGTTCAGCCAGATCTGCAGCTACGAAATTGTGACCCCCGACGTTCCCTTCGCAATTGACAAAGATG GTTACATTAAGAACACAGAGAAACTGAACTACGGCAAAGAACACCAGTACAAGCTCACGGTGACAGCCTATGACTGCGGGAAGAAGAGAGCAGCTGAGGATGTGCTAGTGAAGATTAGCATTAAGCCGACGTGCAAGCCGGGATGGCAAG GCTGGAGCAAAAGAATGGAGTACGAACCCGGAACCGGCTCCCTGGCTCTTTTCCCCAACATCCGTCTGGAGACGTGCGACGAGCCCATCACATCTGTGCAGGCTACCGTTGAGCTGGAGACCAACCATATCGGGAAAGGTTGCGACCGAGATACTTACTCGGAGAAATCCCTCCACAGGCTCTGCG GTGTTTCCTCAGGCACGGCCGAACTGCTTCCCCCTCCAAGCAACTCGGCCAACTGGACTGCAGGGCTCCCGACTGACAATGGCCACGACAGTGACCAGGTCTTTGAATTCAACGGCACCCAAGCCGTCAAAGTTCCAGAGAATGTCATCACCATCAACATGAAGGAGCCTTTTGTGATTTCGGTCTGGATGAGGCACGGGCCTGGGGCGCGGGAGAAGGAGACCATCCTCTGCAACTCTGACAAGACAG ACATGAACCGGCACCACTACTCTCTGTACGTGCACAACTGCCGGCTTGTGTTTCTCTTCCGCCAAGACCCATCCGAGGGGCAGAGCTACAAACCGGCTGAGTTCCACTGGAAACTGAACCAG GTGTGCGATAAGGAGTGGCACCACTACGTCCTCAACGTCGAATTCCCAGCGGTGACCCTCTACGTTGACGGCGTCTCCTTCGATCCTTTCCCAGTCATGGAGGACTACCCACTCCACCCCTCCAAAATAGAATCGCAGCTGGTGGTGGGAGCCTGCTGGCAAG ACTATACAGGAAATGAGAATGACACAGACACAGCGACCGAGAGCCCCACAG GTGGTGAGCTCCGCATGGCCCAGTTCTTCCGAGGCAACCTGGCCGGCTTGATGATCCGCTCCGGCAAGCTGGAGAACAAGAAGGTGATCGACTGCCTCTATACCTGCAAGGAAGGGCTGGACCTGCAGATGACGGAGGCCGTGGGCAAAGGTCTAAAG ATCCACATGAACCCCAGCCAGTCGGCGCTGACCTTGGAAGGAGACGACATCGACCGCTTCGAGAAAGCGATGCAGCACATCTCCTACCTGAACTCTCGCCAGTTCCCCACGCCAGGGATCCGGAGGATCAAGATCACGAGCACTGTGAA GTGCTCCAACGAAGACGCCTGCATGGCCATCCCCTTCGTCGACGGCTACGTCATGGTCCTGCAGCCCGAAGAGCCCAAGATCAGCCTGAGCGGCATCAACCACTTTGCCCGCTCCGCCTCCGAGTTTGAGAGCCCCGAAGGGGTGGCCCTCTTCCCCGAGCTTCGCATCATCAGCACCATCACTCGGGAGGTCGAGCCAGAGGGGGACGGGGACGAGGACCCCACAG TCCAAGAATCTTTGGTGTCTGAGGAGATCATGCACAACCTGGACACCTGCGAGGTCACCGTGGTGGGAGAGGAGCTGAACCAGGAGCAGGAGAGCTTGGAGGTGGACGTGGCGCGGCTGCAGCAGAAGGGGATGGAAATGAGCACCTCCAGCCTCGGCATGATCATTACTG GGGTAGATAGCATGGCCAGCTACGAAGAGGTTTTGCACCTGATTCGCTACCGCAACTGGCACGCCATCTCTCTGTTTGACCGGAAGTTCAAGTTGGTCTGTTCGGAACTTAATGGCCGTTACGTCAGCAACGAATTCAAAGTGGAG GTGAACGTCATCCACACAGCCAACCCCGTGGACCACGCCAGCCACATTGCTGCTCAGCCCCAGTTTGTCCAGCCCGTCCACCACTCCTTCGTCGACCTCTCTGGGCACAACTTGGCTAACCCTCATCCAGGCTTTTCAG tgGTCCCGAGCACCGCCACAGTTGTGATTGTGGTTTGCGTCAGCTTCCTGGTTTTCATGATTATCCTGGGCGTGTTCCGGATTCGAGCTGCCCACCAGCGGACAATGCGGGACCAGGATTCCGGGAAGGAGAACGAGATGGATTGGGACGACTCTGCTTTGACCATTACCGTCAACCCTATGGAG ACCTACGAAGACCAGCACagcagtgaagaggaggaggaggaagaggaggaagagagcgaAGACGGAGAGGAGGAAGACGACATCACAAGCGCAGAGTCTGAAAGCagcgaggaagaggagggggagcaagAAGACGACCAACAGAACGTTAACAGACAGCAACAGCTCGAATGGGACGACTCGACACTCACCTATTGA